A window from Triticum aestivum cultivar Chinese Spring chromosome 6D, IWGSC CS RefSeq v2.1, whole genome shotgun sequence encodes these proteins:
- the LOC123144155 gene encoding phosphatase IMPL1, chloroplastic: MARYLLPSTTTAASSFPRNARASPAPILAPRALASRSKHARAIMAVASDQPAAPSKYPKMAAPTTGPVPADELLGVIQAAAKAGAEVVMEAVNKPRNIQYKGVADLVTDTDKLSESVILEVVTKNFKDHLILGEEGGLIGDSLSEYLWCIDPLDGTTNFAHGYPSFSVSIGVLFRGKPAAATVVEFCGGPMCWNTRTISASSGKGAYCNGQKIHVSPTEKVEQSLLVTGFGYEHDDAWLTNINLFKEFTDVSRGVRRLGSAAADMSHVGLGITEAYWEYRLKPWDMAAGVLIVEEAGGVVTRMDGGEFTVFDRSVLVSNGTVHDQLLERIRPATEDLKKKGIDFSMWFKPDNYPTDF, encoded by the exons ATGGCACGGTATCTTCTcccttccaccaccaccgccgcctcctcgtTCCCGAGGAATGCCAGGGCCTCGCCGGCGCCGATCCTCGCCCCCCGCGCGCTCGCCTCCAGGTCCAAGCACGCGCGCGCTATCATGGCGGTGGCGTCGGACCAGCCCGCCGCACCCAGCAAGTACCCGAAGATGGCCGCTCCCACCACCGGCCCGGTTCCCGCCGACGAGCTGCTCGGCGTCATCCAGGCCGCCGCCAAGGCCGGCGCCGAG GTTGTAATGGAAGCTGTTAATAAGCCGCGTAATATCCAATACAAAGGGGTTGCAGACTTGGTGACAGA CACAGATAAACTGAGTGAATCAGTCATTCTTGAAGTCGTCACCAAGAACTTCAAAGACCACCTCATACTTGGGGAGGAAGGTGGCCTTATTGGAGATTCTTTGTCAGAGTATCTCTGGTGCATTGATCCTTTAG ATGGAACAACAAACTTTGCACATGGTTACCCCAGCTTTTCTGTATCCATTGGCGTTCTATTCCGAGGCAAGCCTGCTGCTGCCACTGTG GTGGAATTTTGTGGTGGGCCTATGTGCTGGAACACTCGTACAATTTCTGCATCTTCTG GAAAAGGTGCTTATTGTAATGGGCAAAAGATTCATGTCAGTCCAACAGAAAAG GTGGAACAATCTCTTCTGGTTACTGGGTTTGGATATGAACATGATGATGCATGGCTGACCAATATAAATTTGTTCAAGGAATTTACTGATGTTAGCAGG GGAGTACGAAGGCTAGGCTCTGCTGCTGCTGATATGTCCCATGTTGGTCTAGGCATTACCGAAGCCTACTGGGAATATCGGCTTAAGCCGTGGGACATGGCTGCTGGTGTTCTG ATAGTTGAAGAGGCTGGTGGGGTAGTTACACGCATGGATGGTGGAGAGTTTACAGTCTTTGATCGTTCTGTTcttgtttccaatggcactgttcACGATCAG